The Longimicrobiaceae bacterium genome segment TCCGGTAGCCGCGCACCTTCACCTGCGCATCGTTCCGCCCCACGTACTCCAGCGCCCCCTCCCCCAGCCACCGCCCCACGTCTCCCGTCCGGTACAGCCGAGCCCCCGCCTCGCCCGAGAACGGGTCCGGGACGAAGCGCTCCGCCGTCAGCTCCGCGCGCCCCAGGTAGCCGCGCGCCACCCCCGCGCCCCCCACGTACAGCTCCCCGGCCACGCCCACCGGCACCGGCTCCCCGCGCGCGTCCAGCAGGTAGACCCGCGTGTTCCCGATCGGGCTCCCCACCGGCACCCGCACCCCTCCCGCCTCCCCGGCCCCGAGCGCCTCGATCCGCGCCGCCGTGGCCGTGGCCGCCTCCGAGGGGCCGTACAGGTTGTGCAGCGCCACGCCGGGCAGCCGCTCCCCGAAGCGCGCCGCCAGCGCCGGCGGCAGCGCCTCGCCCCCGCAGAGCACCCGCTTCAGCTCCGCGCAGCGCCCCACCTCGGGCTGCTCCAGCAGCACCTGCAGCATCGAGGGCACCAGGCTCAGCACCCCGATCCCCTCCCGGCGCACCACCTCCAGCAGGGCGGCCGGGTCGCGGTGCGCCCCGGGCGCCAGCACCACCACGCGCGCCCCCACGGCCAGCGGCCAGAAGATCTCCCGGGCGAAGGCGTCGAAACTCAGCGTGGTCTTCTGCAGCACCGCGTCCGAGGCAGCCAGCCCCCAGGCCTGCTGCATCCAGGCGAGCCGGTTGACCAGGTTGCGGTGCAGGCACGCCACGCCCTTGGGCCGGCCCGTCGAGCCCGAGGTGTAGACCACGTACGCCAGCTGCTCCGGGCTCAGCGCCCCCCGCACAGGGTCGCTCTCCGGCCGGCGCGCCCAGGCCGCGGCATCGCCCGCCAGGTCCAGCACCGGCACCTGCGCCAGCTCCGCCACCTCCGCCGCCCCGAGCCGCTCCAGGAGCGAGCCCTGGGTCAGCACCGCCACCGGGGCGCTGTCGCGCAGCATGTAGCCCAGGCGCTCCGGCGGGTACTCCGGGTCCAGCGGCACGAAGGCCCCGCCGGCCTTGAGCACCGCCAGCAGGGAGACGACCATCTCCGCACTGCGCTCCACGCAGACGGCCACCCGCGCCTCGGGTCCGACGCCCAGCCCGACCAGGTGGTGCGCCAGGCGGTTCGCCCGGGCGTTCAGCTCCGCGTAGCTGAGCGCCTCGCCCGAGAAGACGAGCGCCACCGCCTCGGGGCTGTGCCGCGCCTGCGCCTCGAAGAGCTGGTGCACGCACAGCTCGCGCGGATACTCGGCCTCGGTGGCGTTCCACCCTTCCACCACCTGCCGCCACTCCTCCTCCGGAAGCACGTCGATGCTCCCGAGCGCCCGCGTCGGCGAGACCTCCAGCGCCTCCACCAGCCGCTCCAGCGCCGTGTGCACCATCGCGCACAGACGCTCCGCCTCGGCGGCCCCGGGCGCCTCCACCGCGAGCCGGAATCCACCGTCCCCGAGGTCGTTCACCGCGACCGTGAAGGGATAGGGATTCCGCTCCTCGGACCTCTGGACCTCGATCCCCTCGAACCCCGGCAGCGCCAGGGGCGCCCCCTCGGCGCGCCGGGTGCCGACGAACCGGTTGTGGCGGTAGTTGAAGAGGGAGGTGAAGAGCGGGGCCGGCGCCTGCACCGCGCTGCAGCGCTGCGCCAGCGCCAGCGAGGCGTGCTCGTGCTGCAGCAGCTCCGCCACCAGCTTGTGCGTCCTCCGCACGCTCGCCTCCACCCCCTCCCCGCCCACCTCGATGCGCACCGGCAGCGTGTTGATGAACGGCCCCAGCACCCGGTCCGAGCCTTCCCCGGCCTGCATGCGGCCGAAGAGCACGGTCCCGAACACCACGTCCTCCCGCCCCGTCACCCGCGCCAGCACCTGCGCCCACGCCAGGTGGCACAGGCTCGCCGCGCTCACCCCCAGCGCCCGGGCGCGGGTGCGCAGCCGCCGGGCCAGCTCCTCGTCCATCCAGAGGCGCGCGGCGTCCTGGCCCCCGCTCCGGACGTCGAGGATCCCGTACGGCGCCGTCGGCTCGTCCACGTCCCCCAGCATGCCGCGGAAGAACGCCTCGTGCTCCTCCCGGCTCACGCCCCCCAGCGCCTGCTCCACGTAGTTCCGGAACGGGAGGGGGGGCGGCAGGTCGGGAGCACGTTCCCCCAGGTGGGCGCGCAGCTCCCTCAGCAGGATCTCCAGCGACTCGTGGTCGCTGGTGATCTGGTGCCGCAGGAAGAGCAGCAGCCAGCGGTCCCGGGCTTCGTCACGCGCGACGTAGAGCCGCATCAGGGGCGGCGTGCGCAGGTCGATCCGGAAGTGCCCGGGATCGTAGAGCGAACACAGC includes the following:
- a CDS encoding amino acid adenylation domain-containing protein → MSIQELVSDLLARGVDLSVEGDELIIRGKAMDSGLLGLLRENKQPLLELVRAGKYGSGPTPLVLASRMVLDPSERDRVFSEVPGGAENVQDIYPLAPLQEGILFHHLMAEEGDTYIQVSLWSFDTRERLTGFLRALQAVVDRHDILRTCVVWEGLREPVQVVCRRVEIPVEEVEPAAGEGDVGEWLCSLYDPGHFRIDLRTPPLMRLYVARDEARDRWLLLFLRHQITSDHESLEILLRELRAHLGERAPDLPPPLPFRNYVEQALGGVSREEHEAFFRGMLGDVDEPTAPYGILDVRSGGQDAARLWMDEELARRLRTRARALGVSAASLCHLAWAQVLARVTGREDVVFGTVLFGRMQAGEGSDRVLGPFINTLPVRIEVGGEGVEASVRRTHKLVAELLQHEHASLALAQRCSAVQAPAPLFTSLFNYRHNRFVGTRRAEGAPLALPGFEGIEVQRSEERNPYPFTVAVNDLGDGGFRLAVEAPGAAEAERLCAMVHTALERLVEALEVSPTRALGSIDVLPEEEWRQVVEGWNATEAEYPRELCVHQLFEAQARHSPEAVALVFSGEALSYAELNARANRLAHHLVGLGVGPEARVAVCVERSAEMVVSLLAVLKAGGAFVPLDPEYPPERLGYMLRDSAPVAVLTQGSLLERLGAAEVAELAQVPVLDLAGDAAAWARRPESDPVRGALSPEQLAYVVYTSGSTGRPKGVACLHRNLVNRLAWMQQAWGLAASDAVLQKTTLSFDAFAREIFWPLAVGARVVVLAPGAHRDPAALLEVVRREGIGVLSLVPSMLQVLLEQPEVGRCAELKRVLCGGEALPPALAARFGERLPGVALHNLYGPSEAATATAARIEALGAGEAGGVRVPVGSPIGNTRVYLLDARGEPVPVGVAGELYVGGAGVARGYLGRAELTAERFVPDPFSGEAGARLYRTGDVGRWLGEGALEYVGRNDAQVKVRGYRIELGEIEARLREQGGVREAVVVVREDTPGDRRLVAYWVGEALEAETLRGHLQERVPEYMVPAAYVRLEEMPLTPNGKLDQRALPAPEGEAYARRGYE